A window of the Dyadobacter pollutisoli genome harbors these coding sequences:
- a CDS encoding M1 family aminopeptidase, giving the protein MKILLMLWFTAVFCVAYAQEDRHVFQDQDVSVMEARSHYKIFDSSRKASLSAASTNFDVKYYRCEWEVDPAVRYIKGTVTTHFVMSSPGNVISLDLSDVLTVSSVKQRGSSLPFTRSDNTISITFPASVATGVKDSISIAYEGVPPLLGDAFVSATHGSGPTLSAVMWTLSEPFGSKNWWPCKNGLYDKADSVDIHITHPAAYKAASNGLLQSEVAVAGSKIKTHWKHKYLIASYLVCFAVSNYTLLNHSVMIGGTNVPMKTYCYPESQASFQSGTQNALDAMVLYSSLFGDYPFKNEKYGHVQFGWNGGMEHQTSSFMMSLNEVLVAHELGHQWFGNKVTCGSWEDIWLNEGFATHLSSIYRENKYPVAIKTTRTNEINTITSQPDGSVWVDDITNVNRIFSNRLSYYKGSHLLYMLRWILGDATFFTAVKNYINDPALAYGFATTNHLKGHLEAASGKDLTYFFDQWYTGQGYPSYKVEWSPSGNSVDVKLSQTTSHNSVSFFQLPVPLLFKNSVTAEQKLVVLDNTSSGQVFTENLGFAADVVEFDPEVWLITKNNVLTKISGPLPVVFASFKAECNDGSPRLTWETSEEVNAHYFEVQKSSDAVSWKMIGAVNAAGDSKIRNVYAFVDTSVGSEKGYYRILEHDRDGKTQQTRIAVAECNVSAQSEVTLLPNPVGQCMQLNVSDQITEPISIYIYDISGVMRQEGPVSSEQKLINVSKLSPGLYLLKWTSDNQKDSGTVRFLKE; this is encoded by the coding sequence ATGAAGATACTTCTGATGCTCTGGTTTACTGCGGTTTTTTGTGTGGCATACGCCCAGGAAGACAGGCATGTGTTCCAGGATCAGGATGTTTCGGTCATGGAAGCGAGAAGTCACTATAAGATTTTCGATTCATCCCGAAAGGCCTCATTATCCGCTGCTTCCACTAATTTCGATGTCAAATATTATCGTTGTGAATGGGAGGTTGACCCTGCCGTCAGATATATTAAGGGCACGGTGACGACCCACTTTGTGATGAGTTCGCCGGGCAATGTAATTTCGCTTGACCTGAGTGATGTACTGACAGTTTCGTCTGTCAAACAGCGTGGTAGCTCATTGCCCTTCACAAGATCTGATAATACCATTTCGATTACTTTTCCGGCATCTGTTGCGACAGGGGTAAAGGATTCCATAAGCATTGCATATGAGGGTGTTCCGCCCCTGCTCGGGGACGCGTTTGTGTCCGCCACACATGGCTCAGGCCCAACTCTTTCGGCTGTGATGTGGACATTGAGCGAGCCCTTTGGCAGCAAAAACTGGTGGCCCTGCAAAAACGGCCTGTACGATAAGGCGGACTCTGTGGACATTCATATCACACATCCCGCTGCTTACAAGGCTGCATCCAACGGACTTTTACAAAGCGAGGTGGCGGTGGCGGGTAGTAAAATAAAGACACATTGGAAACACAAATATTTGATTGCGAGTTATCTGGTATGCTTTGCGGTCAGCAATTATACATTGCTCAATCATTCGGTGATGATCGGAGGTACCAATGTGCCGATGAAAACTTACTGTTACCCCGAGAGCCAGGCCTCTTTTCAGAGTGGTACTCAAAACGCGCTTGATGCGATGGTACTGTACAGCAGTTTATTTGGGGATTATCCATTCAAAAATGAAAAGTACGGGCATGTGCAATTTGGCTGGAACGGCGGCATGGAGCATCAGACCAGCTCGTTTATGATGAGTCTGAACGAAGTGCTCGTGGCCCACGAACTTGGTCACCAGTGGTTTGGCAATAAAGTAACATGCGGAAGTTGGGAGGATATCTGGCTCAACGAAGGCTTTGCGACACATTTGTCCAGTATTTACAGGGAAAATAAGTATCCTGTTGCCATTAAAACCACACGCACCAATGAGATCAACACCATTACTTCACAGCCCGATGGGTCAGTGTGGGTCGATGATATAACTAACGTCAACCGGATCTTTAGTAACCGGCTCAGCTACTACAAAGGCTCGCATTTGCTGTATATGCTTCGCTGGATACTGGGTGACGCGACGTTTTTTACTGCGGTCAAAAATTATATCAATGATCCGGCGCTGGCGTATGGTTTTGCTACTACCAATCATTTGAAGGGCCATTTGGAAGCAGCCAGCGGTAAAGACCTTACCTATTTCTTCGATCAATGGTATACCGGACAGGGTTATCCGTCCTATAAAGTAGAATGGTCACCGTCGGGTAATTCTGTGGATGTGAAACTCAGTCAGACCACTTCACATAACTCGGTGAGCTTCTTTCAACTTCCAGTCCCGTTGCTTTTTAAAAATTCAGTCACAGCTGAGCAGAAACTTGTCGTACTCGACAATACTTCCAGCGGGCAGGTGTTCACGGAAAATCTGGGTTTTGCCGCCGATGTGGTCGAGTTTGACCCGGAAGTCTGGCTGATTACCAAGAACAATGTGCTTACAAAGATCTCAGGCCCATTGCCCGTTGTGTTCGCGTCGTTCAAAGCTGAATGCAATGATGGATCGCCACGATTGACCTGGGAAACATCGGAGGAAGTCAACGCTCATTACTTTGAAGTACAGAAGAGCAGCGATGCAGTTTCGTGGAAAATGATCGGCGCGGTGAATGCAGCGGGAGATAGCAAAATCCGGAATGTCTATGCATTCGTGGATACCTCTGTGGGCTCGGAAAAAGGTTATTACAGAATTTTGGAGCATGACCGGGACGGTAAAACCCAGCAGACACGGATCGCTGTGGCTGAATGCAATGTGTCCGCTCAATCTGAGGTTACATTATTACCCAATCCTGTCGGTCAATGTATGCAACTCAACGTATCCGACCAGATTACAGAGCCAATCAGTATTTACATTTATGACATTTCCGGGGTAATGCGTCAGGAGGGGCCGGTGTCCTCTGAGCAAAAATTGATCAATGTTTCCAAATTATCTCCCGGGCTGTACCTTTTGAAATGGACGAGTGATAATCAAAAAGACTCAGGTACAGTCCGGTTTTTGAAAGAATAA